TCAAGGGAGGGTAACCAGACAAAAATCGACCATTTAAAAGAAGATATTGCTAAAATTTCTGAAGAGAGAAATGAAATCAATGCCAAATGGCTGAAAGAAAAACAAAAAAGTGAAGATCTTACCCAGATCAAAAAAGATATTGAATCTCTGAAATTAGAGGCAGAAAGAGCTTCCAGAGCCGGAGATTATGCAAAGGTAGCGGAGATCCAATATGGAAAACTCCGTGAAAAAGAAGACGAGCTTGCCAAAGTGGAACTGGAAATGCAGAACCACCAGAATGAGCTGATCAAGGAAGAAGTAACCGCAGAAAATATATCCGAAGTTATTGCTAAATGGACAGGCATTCCTGTTACCAAGTTATTGCAATCAGAAAGAGATAAACTGTTGAATCTGGAGTCTGAGCTCCATCACAGAGTGGTAGGACAGGATGAAGCCATTGAAGCCGTAGCGGATGCTATCCGAAGAAACAGAGCCGGGCTGAGCGATGATAAGAAACCTATCGGATCTTTCTTATTCCTCGGAACAACCGGAGTCGGAAAAACCGAGCTTGCCAAAGCACTTGCAGAATTCCTGTTTGATGATGAAAATAATATGACAAGGATTGATATGAGTGAATATCAGGAACGCCACAGTGTTTCCAGGCTGGTAGGTGCGCCTCCGGGATACGTGGGATATGATGAAGGCGGGCAGCTTACTGAAGCTGTGAGAAGAAGACCTTATTCGGTTGTACTTCTGGATGAGATTGAAAAAGCGCATCCTGATGTTTTCAATACATTACTGCAGGTTTTGGATGACGGACGTCTGACTGACAACAAGGGGCGTGTGGTGAATTTCAAAAATTCAATCATCATCATGACTTCGAATTTAGGATCGCATCTGATTCAGGAGAATTTTGAAAATCTTACCGAGCAAAACCAGGATGAGATTGTGGAAAAAACCAAAGAAGAGGTTTTTGATCTTCTGAAACAGACTTTACGTCCTGAATTCCTGAACAGGATTGATGAGATCGTATTGTTCCAGCCTTTAAGAAAAAAAGAAATCGGAAAAATCGTTCAGTATCAGTTGAGAGGATTCAATGATATGTTAGCAAAACGGAATATCGTGATGACATTTACCCAGGATGCCGTAGATTATCTGATGGATAAAGGTTATGATCCGGCTTTCGGGGCAAGACCTTTAAAAAGAGTGATCCAGCAGGAAGTGCTGAACAAGCTTTCTAAAGAAATCCTTGCCGGAAAAGTGAACGACGGTGACAGAATTACACTGGATTACTTCGTTGAAACAGGCCTGGTATTCAGACCTACCGAACAATAAATAGTTTTTTTTCATATACATTAATTTTTGTAGATAAGTGCTGTAGAGAAATCTGCGGCACTTATTTTTTCTGTACTTTTAAGGCAAATTTTTGCTGATGCATAGAAAATTAATAACCTTTTTATTTTTATTAACATCACTTCTTGCCAGTGCTCAGAATAAACTGACATCCCCGTTTTCTCTTACCGATTATCAGAATATGCGTACTGAGTACCTTGAAGCCATCAAGAATAATCCGGATATTGTTCCTGAAAACAGATTCTACTATTCAAAAAAGAAACTGGACAGTGTCAATGCCATAAAGCATGACATCATAAGACAGGAATGGATCAGAAAAGGGGTTGATCCTTCTGCAATTACCGGGGAAGCTCTTCAGAATGCAGAAAGCAACAAGCAATATTATCTGCAATATGCCTATTTTACCACGAACAGAAAAGGATATGATTTCTATATTTACGATACCCTGAAACTGATTCTTTCTGATCATAAGAATGTAACAATAGAATATGTATTCGGAAAAGATACAGACACTGAATATCTTCATAATAAAAAAATAGCCACAGTCAATCAATATTTCAACAGCAACGGCCAGCTGAAAAGAACCGATTCCTATATTCTTCCAACACAGGAAGGCGCAGAACGGGAGATCACAGGAATTTCGAAAGAGTACAACATGATCGGAAAACTTCTGTTTGAAGCTGACTGGGAAAAGGAATTCAGACACAATAAAGCCCAGGTGCTGGCAGCCGGTGATCAATTAGTCCGGCAGCATATCCTGAAAAAGATCAAAAGTAATGATAGCCGGATCAGTGATTTTCAGGCTAAAGAAATGGCAGCCAATTTTTTAAAGTACGCCCAAAAAAGCACTCAAAAATTTAAAAGTGATGACAGAATTCCGATGTGGTATATAACGTATTGGACCGTAAGTTCCCGGACAGAGCTCAAAATCAATGACAAAACACTGCAGATGACTGACATCCGTGACTTTAAGATGCAGGAGTAATCCGTATTTTTAATATAAACATCATCTATTCCCGGTAATAAATTAATCTATCCAACAATTCCAGATCATATTTATCCTTTTAATGTGAAATATTACTATCTTTAATACACCAACAAATTATTAACTAAAACAAAATCAGTATGAAAAAGTTAAAAAGAAGTGAATTAAAGAAAATTGACGGCGGAGTCATTGCGCCGATCATCATGTGTGATGAAAATATGAACTGCCCACCCAATCTGTGCTGCACTCAAGGATACATCTGCAGGGACTGGAGGAAATACCCTTGCATTTAAGGAAAATTTTAAAGCGGAGATCATTCTCCGCTTTTTATATCATTCACAACTGTTTCTGTACTTGCACAATCCGTAAAAACCCGGTAAAATTAACAGTATAATTCCCATTTCATCCATGTGTTTTCTAGGAAATTTTTCACGAAATTTGCATATTAACTGAAATGTATATTATAAACACTAAAGCTATGAGTACAGAATCAAACAACCCCCTACAACCAGGTGTAATGTCTAACAGTCTTATTAAAGTTTTAGTAGACAATTATCGCCAGAACCACTTGACTGTTATTAAAAATAACTTAGGAATAGAAGACGCTCATTCTATATGGTTTGATCTTCCGAAACTGAAAAGGTTTATTGCAATGGTAGAAGCAGAAGCCCTTAAAACCAATCCTGAAACTACCGATGAGGATCTTGGGATCAGATTTTACTACGCTTCCTATCCCAAAGCTGAAAACTGGGATATCATGGCTTCCCATCCGGTCCCTAAGGAATATGCTGAAAAACATACATTGGTGATGATTCCTACAGTGAAAAGCACCAATGAAGATGGAAATGTTCTTCATTCTGACTTCAATACACTTCAGGCCAGCGGCAGGTCTTTAGGATTAAGTGCAGCCAAAAGAGGAGGAACTTCCAATGACGGGTCTTCAGATGATGACGGAACCATCGGGGAAAATCACGGACTGCTTATCCCGCCATCAGCACCTATGGGTGAATCTTATTAATTACCATTTATATTTCAAAACACAACATGACTGATTTCCAGGTATTTGTTCAAAACAGCATGCTTTTCTCTGAAGGGCTTGCTGCATTCGTTGCACTTTTATATTACAGGCGTTTAAAAGAACTACAATGGAAGCTCCTTGTGGTGTATCTGGTTATCATTTTTCTGGGGGAAGCATATAGTAAATGGGGATACTTTTCTCATGTTACCAAAGCCCAGTATTATAATTATCTTTTAATACCTATCCAGTTCATATTTTTATATTGGCTGTACGCAGCAAAATCTTTAGGAAGACCTAAGCTGTTCTGGATATTATCCATCTTATATTTACTTTCATTTATTCCCAACGAGCTGTATTTTGCGAAGAATAAAATAGTATTTGCCTTCAATTACACATTTGGGTGCTTTATGCTGATGATACTGGTAATCATGGAGTATTATAAACAAATTACTTCACAGGAAATTCTCAATTTTTATAAGAACAAAATGTTTTATATTAACCTGGGGATTACATTGGCCTATATAGGAACGTTACCTTTTATGGCATTTATGTCACTTCTGGTAAAATACAAAGAGATCTGGGATATCTATTTCAGTTATTTCCTGATCTCCGGGTTCGTATTGTATATTTTATTTGCAAGTTCATTCATATGGGGAAAACGGAGCTCTTAATCGTCATCATTCTGTTTAATATACTTTTTGTAATGTTCATCGTTGCAGTGATGATCTATATCATCAACTACAGACGGCGCAAAAAGGAATACCTGAATGAAATTGAGATGAAAAATGAACTTCATCAGCGGGAACTCCTGTCTACCCAGCTGGAGATTCAGCAGGCCACCATGCAGCAGATCGGGCGTGAGCTTCATGACAATATTGGCCAAAAGCTGACATTGGTAAGCCTGTACGTACAGCAGATGCTCTACGAAAATAGGGCACCGGAAGCCAATGAAAGGATTGATCAGGTCTCGCAGATCATCAACCAGTCTCTGCAGGATCTCAGGAGTCTTTCAAAAACCTTAACGGATGACAATATCAACCAGAAGGAAATTGTAACTTTGATTCAGGAAGAAGTAGACAATACCAATTCATTCAGGAAATGTAAAGTAAGTTTTAAACATAATTTCAATCAGCTTGATCTGGGTTTTGTTCATAAAAATGTACTTCTGAGAATTACCCAGGAATTTATCCAGAACAGTATAAAACACTCCGGCTGTCAGAATATTTTCATCAGCCTGAATACATCGGAGGATATTCTCTGGGAACTTACCATTCATGATGACGGTAAAGGATTTGACACCACAAAACTAACTTCCAACGGGATCGGCCTTACCAATATGAAGAACAGGGCCGAGATCATAGGTGCCCAATTCTGTCTTGAAAGCCAGGAAAACAAAGGGACCACACTTAATATTATTTTTAAAAAGCAGTCATGAAAAAATCTATTGTAATCGTTGACGACCATATACTTATCGCCAAAGCCCTGGAAGGCATTATCAGTAATTTCAGTGAATTTGAGGTCATTTACGTCTGTGAAAACGGCAAAGACCTTATTGAAAAATTCGAAGAAGGTAACCGCATTCCGGATATTATCCTTTTAGACATCAGCATGCCGATCATGGATGGCTTTGAAACGGCAGCATGGCTTACAAAAAACCATCCTGACATCAAGGTCATGGCCCTCAGTATGCAGGGTGACGACAACAGCGTGATCAAAATGATCAAAAACGGCGCAAAAGGCTATCTTCTGAAAAACACACATCCGAAAGATCTTGAAACAGCACTTTCCAGACTGAATACCGATGGATTCTTCTATCCTGAGTGGGCATCAAAAATCATCTTCTCCAATCTTGGCAAAGAAGAATCGGAAGTGTCGATAAAGATTTCCGAACGCGAAAAAGAATTTCTGAAATATACTGTGACAGAACTAAGTTACAAGGAAATTGCAGACAGAATGTGCTGCAGCCCGAGAACCGTAGAAAGCTACAGGGATCAGCTTTGTGAAAAACTGGATCTTAAAACCCGTGTGGGGCTGGCTGTTTTTGCTATTAAAAATGGATTTGCAGGCTAAAAAGATACATTAAAAATATTCTTACAATAATAATTAATATTGAAATTATTTCTTAAAAAGAATCACAAAAACTAAAAACAAAAACCATTTTTACAAAATTAAATAAAATTCAATATTAAATTAAAAATAATAAAATATATTCAATAAAAACAATCATTAAATAGGAATAATTTAAATAAATAATAAAATCATTTGCATATTAATTTCAAATAATATAATTTCATACCCTCAAAAAAATAAAAAAATTGTGATATGAAAAAAATCTTATTTGGAACGCTTATGCTTGGTTTAATGACA
This genomic interval from Chryseobacterium arthrosphaerae contains the following:
- a CDS encoding sensor histidine kinase — its product is MGKTELLIVIILFNILFVMFIVAVMIYIINYRRRKKEYLNEIEMKNELHQRELLSTQLEIQQATMQQIGRELHDNIGQKLTLVSLYVQQMLYENRAPEANERIDQVSQIINQSLQDLRSLSKTLTDDNINQKEIVTLIQEEVDNTNSFRKCKVSFKHNFNQLDLGFVHKNVLLRITQEFIQNSIKHSGCQNIFISLNTSEDILWELTIHDDGKGFDTTKLTSNGIGLTNMKNRAEIIGAQFCLESQENKGTTLNIIFKKQS
- the clpB gene encoding ATP-dependent chaperone ClpB; translation: MNLNQYTVKSQEAIQAAQQVAMELGNQSIEPQHLLEGIFQVDENISPFLLKKSEADANLVRERNRESLEKLPKVQGGNIYLSQSANKVLLDAPNIAKKMGDEYVTIEHLWLSLLETGSEVSKMLKDMGVTKSLLEGAIKELRKGSKATSASSEETYQSLNKYAKNFNELAAEGKLDPVIGRDEEIRRVLQILSRRTKNNPILIGEPGVGKTAIAEGIAHRIISGDVPENLMDKTLYSLDMGALIAGAKYKGEFEERLKSVVNEVIKSDGQIILFIDEIHTLVGAGGGEGAMDAANILKPALARGELRAIGATTLNEYQKYFEKDKALERRFQKVMVEEPDTESAISILRGIKDKYEAHHKVRIKDEAIIAAVEMSQRYISDRFLPDKAIDLIDEASAKLRMEINSKPEELDVLDRRLMQLEIELAAISREGNQTKIDHLKEDIAKISEERNEINAKWLKEKQKSEDLTQIKKDIESLKLEAERASRAGDYAKVAEIQYGKLREKEDELAKVELEMQNHQNELIKEEVTAENISEVIAKWTGIPVTKLLQSERDKLLNLESELHHRVVGQDEAIEAVADAIRRNRAGLSDDKKPIGSFLFLGTTGVGKTELAKALAEFLFDDENNMTRIDMSEYQERHSVSRLVGAPPGYVGYDEGGQLTEAVRRRPYSVVLLDEIEKAHPDVFNTLLQVLDDGRLTDNKGRVVNFKNSIIIMTSNLGSHLIQENFENLTEQNQDEIVEKTKEEVFDLLKQTLRPEFLNRIDEIVLFQPLRKKEIGKIVQYQLRGFNDMLAKRNIVMTFTQDAVDYLMDKGYDPAFGARPLKRVIQQEVLNKLSKEILAGKVNDGDRITLDYFVETGLVFRPTEQ
- a CDS encoding response regulator transcription factor, with protein sequence MKKSIVIVDDHILIAKALEGIISNFSEFEVIYVCENGKDLIEKFEEGNRIPDIILLDISMPIMDGFETAAWLTKNHPDIKVMALSMQGDDNSVIKMIKNGAKGYLLKNTHPKDLETALSRLNTDGFFYPEWASKIIFSNLGKEESEVSIKISEREKEFLKYTVTELSYKEIADRMCCSPRTVESYRDQLCEKLDLKTRVGLAVFAIKNGFAG